One segment of uncultured Desulfovibrio sp. DNA contains the following:
- the gdhA gene encoding NADP-specific glutamate dehydrogenase: MSYAQHVMDDLKQKYASEPVFLQAVQEVLMTLQPALDKDPKYQQHKILERIVEPERIIGFRVEWVDDKGEIQVNRGFRVQYNSALGPYKGGLRFHPSVNLGILKFLGFEQIFKNSLTGLAIGGAKGGSDFDPKGKSDIEVMRFCQAFMNELYRHVGATIDVPAGDIGVGGREVGYLFGQYKKLTKSYEGVLTGKNVLFGGSLARTEATGYGNVYFAQHMMQGRGDSLEGKTCVVSGAGNVATYCCEKLYHIGAKPVTVSDSRGMIYDADGIKVDVLKQVKEVERASLTRYAELVPGAKYTPVSEYPAGRNVVWNVPCDAAFPCATQNELNLEDAKALLANGCKCVSEGANMPSTLEAVHAFLESGICYGPSKAANAGGVATSQLEMAQNASMQKWDFATVDNKLQGIMGNIYANAFETAKDFGQPNNLVLGANIAGFRKVADAMIAQGVC, encoded by the coding sequence ATGTCTTACGCACAGCATGTCATGGATGACCTGAAACAGAAGTATGCCAGCGAGCCTGTTTTCCTGCAGGCCGTGCAGGAAGTGCTCATGACCCTGCAACCCGCGCTGGACAAGGACCCCAAGTATCAGCAGCACAAGATTCTGGAGCGCATTGTCGAACCGGAGCGCATCATCGGCTTCCGCGTGGAATGGGTGGATGACAAGGGAGAAATCCAGGTCAACCGCGGCTTCCGGGTGCAGTACAATTCGGCTCTCGGCCCCTACAAGGGCGGCCTGCGCTTCCATCCCAGCGTGAACCTCGGCATCCTGAAGTTCCTCGGCTTCGAGCAGATCTTCAAGAATTCCCTCACCGGCCTGGCCATCGGCGGCGCCAAGGGCGGTTCGGACTTTGACCCCAAGGGCAAGTCCGACATTGAAGTGATGCGCTTCTGCCAGGCATTCATGAACGAACTGTACCGCCACGTGGGCGCCACCATCGACGTGCCCGCCGGCGACATCGGCGTGGGCGGCCGCGAAGTGGGCTATCTCTTCGGGCAGTACAAGAAGCTCACCAAGAGCTATGAAGGCGTGCTTACCGGCAAGAACGTGCTGTTTGGCGGCTCCCTGGCCCGTACCGAAGCCACGGGTTACGGCAATGTCTACTTTGCCCAGCACATGATGCAGGGACGCGGCGATTCGCTGGAAGGCAAGACCTGCGTGGTTTCCGGTGCGGGCAATGTGGCCACCTACTGCTGCGAAAAGCTGTACCACATCGGCGCCAAGCCCGTCACTGTCAGCGACTCCCGCGGCATGATCTACGATGCCGACGGCATCAAGGTCGATGTGCTCAAGCAGGTGAAGGAAGTGGAACGTGCCTCCCTGACCCGCTATGCCGAGCTGGTGCCCGGCGCCAAGTACACGCCTGTGAGCGAGTACCCGGCGGGACGCAATGTCGTGTGGAATGTGCCCTGCGACGCGGCCTTCCCCTGCGCCACCCAGAATGAACTGAACCTCGAGGATGCCAAGGCCCTGCTGGCCAATGGCTGCAAGTGCGTGAGCGAAGGCGCCAACATGCCTTCCACGCTGGAAGCTGTGCATGCCTTCCTGGAGTCCGGCATCTGCTACGGCCCCTCCAAGGCGGCCAATGCCGGCGGCGTGGCCACCAGCCAGCTGGAAATGGCCCAGAATGCCAGCATGCAGAAGTGGGACTTTGCCACGGTGGACAACAAGCTGCAGGGCATCATGGGCAATATCTACGCCAATGCCTTTGAAACCGCCAAGGACTTCGGCCAGCCCAACAATCTGGTGCTGGGCGCCAATATCGCCGGTTTCCGCAAGGTTGCCGATGCCATGATTGCCCAGGGCGTCTGCTAG
- a CDS encoding phosphotransferase encodes MRANILCAGLGTRLRPLTYIKPKPLLNIGGYPLVERTIRQLHADGVTDIALVVGYKHECFQYLVEKYGVQLILSDCYATANNYSSLALVAHRLGDSLVIDGDLYIRRPLVPLLRPGVSQFLAQETQRGEEWELLTDDTDRLVRVKKDSPAGYSMSGISYWTEETAALLREELARCTPDDYWEDAVIRLLDRTPIYVTRTRLLQSEIDSLDDVLSLGLLSPDELADQCSETSMAEKLKGLTNDTYRIRLHDKSLVLRIPGRGTDQIIDRSVEAAMLDLLKGLDITPSCAFYAGGIKTTTFLEDYHILTPDMLGDGVCIPGVVGLMKQLHAIPMPAGFREQHGPHAVLSVLSEVKLYERQGGINVLTPEERKAMYGFAEEMDADEKCFCHRDFVLENILRKGNDFKLIDFEYACFCSSYWDYASFVTETRLAGANLKAFLDASQADPTRLLRAMIIVDYIWGLWGFYRDCIDYGRGRIAEMDRNLKLLQAGRIPS; translated from the coding sequence ATGCGTGCCAACATCCTGTGTGCTGGTCTCGGGACACGTCTGCGCCCGCTGACCTATATCAAACCCAAACCCCTGCTGAATATTGGCGGATATCCGCTTGTGGAACGCACCATCCGTCAGCTGCATGCCGATGGCGTGACGGATATTGCCCTGGTGGTGGGCTACAAGCACGAGTGCTTTCAATATCTTGTGGAAAAGTACGGTGTACAGCTCATCCTGTCGGACTGCTACGCCACGGCCAACAACTATTCCTCGCTGGCGCTTGTGGCGCATCGTCTGGGGGACAGCCTGGTCATTGACGGCGACCTGTACATCCGCCGGCCGCTGGTTCCCCTGCTGCGTCCCGGGGTCTCGCAGTTTCTTGCACAGGAAACGCAGCGCGGCGAGGAATGGGAACTGCTTACCGATGATACGGACCGCCTTGTCCGGGTGAAGAAGGACTCGCCGGCGGGCTATTCCATGTCCGGCATTTCCTACTGGACGGAAGAAACAGCCGCGCTGCTGCGCGAGGAGCTGGCCCGCTGCACGCCCGACGACTACTGGGAGGATGCCGTCATCCGCCTGCTGGACAGGACGCCCATCTATGTGACGCGCACCCGGCTGCTGCAATCCGAAATAGACAGTCTGGACGATGTGCTGTCCCTGGGGCTGCTGTCTCCCGATGAGCTGGCCGATCAGTGTTCCGAAACCAGCATGGCCGAAAAGCTCAAGGGACTGACCAACGATACCTACCGCATCCGCCTGCATGACAAGAGCCTTGTGCTGCGCATTCCCGGCCGCGGCACGGACCAGATCATCGACCGCAGCGTGGAGGCGGCCATGCTGGACCTGCTCAAGGGGCTGGACATTACGCCATCCTGCGCCTTTTACGCCGGCGGCATCAAGACCACCACCTTTCTGGAAGACTACCATATCCTGACGCCGGACATGCTGGGGGATGGCGTGTGCATTCCCGGTGTGGTGGGCCTCATGAAGCAGCTGCATGCCATTCCCATGCCGGCAGGATTTCGCGAGCAGCACGGCCCCCACGCGGTGCTTTCCGTGCTGTCCGAGGTCAAGCTCTATGAGCGGCAGGGGGGCATCAACGTGCTGACCCCGGAGGAGCGCAAGGCCATGTATGGCTTTGCCGAAGAAATGGACGCTGACGAAAAATGCTTCTGCCACCGGGATTTCGTGCTGGAGAATATCCTGCGCAAGGGCAATGATTTCAAGCTCATTGACTTTGAATATGCCTGTTTCTGCTCTTCCTACTGGGATTATGCCAGCTTTGTGACGGAAACGCGGCTTGCCGGTGCCAATCTGAAGGCATTTCTTGATGCCAGCCAGGCAGACCCCACCCGCCTGCTCCGGGCCATGATCATCGTGGACTACATCTGGGGCCTCTGGGGCTTTTATCGGGACTGCATCGATTACGGCCGCGGCCGCATTGCGGAAATGGACCGCAATCTCAAGCTGCTTCAGGCAGGCAGGATACCGTCATGA
- a CDS encoding CDP-glycerol glycerophosphotransferase family protein — protein sequence MRQLRPVWRYLTCLLVLEAVFPAPSHAYLDPGTGNILVYVAISLVGTVLYFLKNLVYAVMGKARGETRAARLDHERILIFSEGRTYYYTFKPVIDAFLRRGVPFSYITMDIEDPALTIENDLMASRYIGCGAAAFARAAGRHADIMLSTTPNIGTPGFPMPRPRRVTCLAHICHGVGDIALYQKGSLDHYDSVLMVGDFMLPSIRRLEALRGLPPKECVSLGLPYLDELAARVVKKQGQSTPPVVLVAPSWGNKGCLNICGPQFMVDLARAGYEVIFRPHPQSLKVETDMLTSVHELLRDFPNVSFDTDMDATASMRRADVMISDKSCVRFDFAFLYEKPVITLDIPVRNPELYEVADLGVVWEDTVAGRLGEVVSPEDFSNILPVVERALATPSTAIAAFREESVACWGHSGEAIAQWTVDTLARMDAAHEAGTAGAASLQENPS from the coding sequence ATGAGACAGCTGCGCCCCGTCTGGCGCTATCTGACCTGCCTTCTCGTGCTGGAGGCGGTCTTTCCGGCGCCCTCGCATGCCTATCTTGATCCCGGCACCGGCAATATTCTTGTCTATGTGGCCATCAGCCTGGTGGGCACGGTTCTCTATTTTCTGAAAAATCTTGTCTATGCCGTCATGGGCAAGGCGCGCGGCGAAACACGGGCTGCCCGGCTGGATCACGAGCGCATTCTCATCTTTTCCGAAGGGCGCACCTACTACTATACCTTCAAGCCCGTCATCGATGCCTTCCTGCGGCGGGGGGTGCCCTTTTCCTACATTACCATGGACATCGAGGACCCGGCCCTGACCATAGAAAACGATCTCATGGCCTCGCGCTACATCGGATGCGGCGCCGCGGCCTTTGCCCGGGCCGCCGGCCGGCATGCGGACATCATGCTGTCCACCACGCCCAATATCGGTACCCCCGGCTTTCCCATGCCGCGCCCGCGGCGGGTGACCTGCCTGGCCCACATCTGCCACGGGGTAGGGGACATTGCCCTGTATCAGAAAGGCTCGCTGGATCACTACGACAGCGTGCTCATGGTGGGGGACTTCATGCTGCCCAGCATCCGCCGCCTGGAAGCGCTGCGCGGTCTGCCGCCCAAGGAATGCGTTTCACTGGGGCTGCCCTATTTGGATGAACTGGCGGCACGGGTGGTGAAAAAGCAGGGGCAGAGCACGCCGCCCGTGGTGCTGGTGGCTCCCTCGTGGGGCAACAAGGGCTGCCTGAATATCTGCGGCCCGCAGTTCATGGTGGACCTGGCCCGGGCCGGTTACGAGGTTATTTTCCGGCCGCATCCGCAGTCGCTCAAGGTGGAAACGGATATGCTGACCTCGGTGCATGAGCTGCTGCGCGATTTTCCCAATGTGAGCTTTGATACGGACATGGACGCCACGGCCTCCATGCGCCGGGCCGATGTCATGATTTCGGACAAATCCTGCGTGCGCTTCGACTTTGCCTTTCTTTATGAAAAGCCGGTCATCACCCTGGATATCCCGGTGCGCAATCCCGAACTCTACGAGGTGGCCGATCTGGGCGTTGTCTGGGAAGATACGGTGGCCGGGCGGCTGGGCGAGGTGGTTTCGCCGGAAGATTTCAGCAACATTCTGCCCGTGGTGGAACGTGCCCTGGCCACGCCTTCCACCGCCATTGCCGCCTTTCGCGAGGAATCCGTGGCCTGCTGGGGCCACAGCGGCGAGGCCATAGCCCAGTGGACCGTGGATACCCTGGCCCGCATGGATGCCGCGCATGAGGCCGGCACAGCCGGCGCCGCCTCCCTTCAGGAAAATCCGTCATGA
- a CDS encoding YidC/Oxa1 family membrane protein insertase: MMSLLYEIFILPIEIIYRAIYLGSVELTGNYGLSILVLSAVSAVAFIPLGRLAVGMQAGEKKVQQIMAPQIARIRSQSHGAERQRRINNLYKRYGYHPLMAIRSAFGVALQIPFLTGAYYMILGLSQLHGQPCLMIADLSQPDGLLWGVNALPIVMTAVNITATLTTPGLSRKDTLQAIIIAFFFLALLYNAASALLIFWTMNNVFFLLQNLRLPVHLPRFRRPVFAQGAMSTAMSATLRSVYGLSCAGLATLIFLYVPFQTYASDPAFFAVGPLDVLLGMVRYLSLTFFIVFVLWLWFPARCKALPAFVALLALCLAFVDVFLLPGNFGALDGTRFLQEARIGRPMGWLGDALLPLLVAAALSTALFALRPVRRQLPRVLSIALFSLLVLTSWNALRAGEDVAEDSEFAPPPYAGAMQAYSRDHENVVIVVMDMFTGGHIEKMLDDPWFDNFRRQMDGFVWYPDTVSMADATVLSLPSVYGGHGYSPAATNGRASMTLEENINSAFALMPRNFAAMGYDVCVINGLEYFNRKYYEKHLGKTDRVVTVPHVRRTFLRKYYDGVTLRDFSSFFAMLGVFQASPNMLKQKLYDDGNWCNAGDGILAASMDTYREEDAYFRYVFTSGITADAPHPTAKIFYTMLSHYMWHYAPDLKDGVPQIVADPCPETPGQLIHKGGVLPEHYYAERHLLRYLMRFFEQLRAAGIYDNTRIILVSDHGEQDSQMVARAYNDGREFADGVPYGRGRYAPGRPHALLMVKEPGARGPLRVDDAFMSSADVPLLALKGIGRCDAFSLYDPTAIPEPRVLTHARGGARWSEHRNKTYIFEQHRLEGTLFDPARNTLEGMYD; the protein is encoded by the coding sequence ATGATGTCGCTTCTCTACGAAATATTCATTCTGCCCATCGAAATCATCTACCGGGCCATCTATCTTGGCAGTGTGGAGCTGACGGGTAATTATGGTCTGAGCATTCTTGTGCTGTCGGCGGTGAGTGCCGTGGCCTTCATCCCGCTGGGGCGGCTGGCCGTGGGCATGCAGGCCGGCGAAAAGAAGGTCCAGCAGATCATGGCGCCGCAGATTGCCAGAATACGCAGCCAGTCCCACGGGGCAGAGCGCCAGCGGCGCATCAACAATCTGTACAAGCGCTACGGCTATCACCCTCTCATGGCCATCCGTTCGGCCTTTGGGGTGGCCCTGCAGATTCCCTTCCTCACCGGGGCCTACTACATGATTCTGGGGCTGAGCCAGCTGCACGGGCAGCCCTGCCTCATGATTGCCGACCTGTCCCAGCCCGACGGCCTGCTGTGGGGCGTCAATGCTCTGCCCATTGTCATGACCGCGGTGAACATCACGGCCACGCTGACCACCCCCGGTCTCAGCCGCAAGGACACCCTGCAGGCCATCATCATTGCCTTTTTCTTTCTGGCTCTGCTCTACAATGCCGCCTCGGCCCTGCTCATCTTCTGGACCATGAACAATGTCTTCTTCCTGCTCCAGAATCTGCGCCTGCCGGTGCACCTGCCGCGCTTCCGCCGGCCGGTCTTTGCCCAGGGCGCCATGAGTACGGCCATGAGCGCCACCCTGCGTTCCGTCTATGGGCTGTCCTGCGCGGGCCTGGCCACGCTCATCTTTCTTTATGTGCCCTTTCAGACCTATGCCTCGGATCCGGCCTTCTTTGCCGTGGGACCGCTGGACGTGCTGCTGGGCATGGTGCGTTATCTTTCCCTGACCTTTTTCATCGTCTTTGTGCTCTGGCTCTGGTTTCCGGCGCGCTGCAAGGCTCTGCCGGCCTTTGTGGCGCTGCTGGCCCTGTGTCTGGCCTTTGTGGATGTTTTTCTGCTGCCCGGCAACTTCGGGGCACTGGACGGAACGCGCTTTCTGCAGGAGGCCCGTATCGGCCGTCCCATGGGCTGGCTGGGGGATGCGCTGCTGCCGCTGCTGGTGGCCGCGGCATTGAGCACGGCCCTCTTTGCCCTGCGCCCTGTGCGCCGGCAACTGCCGCGCGTGCTGTCCATTGCCCTGTTCTCCCTGCTGGTGCTCACCTCCTGGAATGCGCTGCGTGCCGGAGAGGATGTGGCAGAGGACAGCGAATTTGCTCCACCGCCCTATGCCGGGGCCATGCAGGCCTACTCCCGTGACCATGAGAACGTGGTCATTGTTGTCATGGACATGTTCACGGGCGGGCACATCGAAAAGATGCTGGATGACCCCTGGTTTGACAACTTCCGCCGGCAGATGGACGGCTTTGTCTGGTATCCTGACACGGTATCCATGGCGGATGCCACGGTGCTCAGCCTGCCGAGCGTCTATGGTGGCCATGGCTACAGTCCGGCGGCCACCAATGGCCGGGCATCCATGACGCTGGAAGAAAATATCAACAGTGCCTTTGCGCTCATGCCGCGCAATTTTGCGGCCATGGGCTACGATGTCTGCGTCATCAACGGCCTGGAATACTTCAACCGGAAATACTATGAGAAGCATCTGGGGAAAACGGATCGCGTCGTCACCGTGCCCCACGTGCGCCGGACTTTTCTGCGCAAATACTACGATGGCGTGACCCTGCGCGACTTCAGCAGCTTTTTTGCCATGCTGGGGGTTTTTCAGGCGTCGCCCAACATGCTGAAGCAGAAGCTCTATGACGATGGGAACTGGTGCAATGCCGGCGACGGCATTCTTGCCGCCAGCATGGATACCTACCGGGAAGAGGATGCCTATTTCCGCTATGTCTTCACGTCGGGCATCACGGCCGATGCCCCCCACCCCACGGCCAAGATATTCTACACCATGCTGTCCCACTACATGTGGCACTATGCGCCGGACCTCAAGGACGGCGTGCCGCAGATCGTGGCCGATCCCTGCCCGGAAACGCCGGGCCAGCTCATCCACAAGGGCGGCGTGCTGCCCGAGCACTACTATGCGGAACGTCACCTGCTGCGCTATCTCATGCGCTTTTTCGAGCAGCTCAGGGCCGCAGGCATTTATGACAATACGCGCATCATCCTTGTTTCGGACCATGGCGAGCAGGACAGCCAGATGGTGGCCCGCGCCTACAATGACGGCAGGGAATTTGCCGACGGTGTGCCCTATGGCCGCGGCCGCTATGCGCCCGGACGGCCGCATGCCCTGCTCATGGTCAAGGAGCCGGGCGCTCGCGGGCCGTTGCGTGTGGATGATGCTTTCATGTCCAGTGCGGATGTTCCGCTGCTGGCACTCAAGGGCATCGGGCGCTGTGATGCCTTTTCCCTCTATGATCCGACGGCCATTCCCGAACCGCGCGTGCTGACCCATGCCCGGGGCGGGGCGCGCTGGAGCGAGCACAGGAACAAGACCTATATCTTTGAGCAGCACCGCCTGGAGGGGACGCTCTTTGATCCGGCCAGGAATACCCTGGAAGGCATGTACGACTAG
- a CDS encoding DUF4198 domain-containing protein, producing MWKQCCATLALVCCLAVPAQAHFGMVIPSSATVTDKKAADLGLEISFSHPMDMQGMDMAAPRAFTVTANGKTENLTARLAPGSVMGHKAWKAAYRLNRPGVYQFALEPAPYFEPAEDCFIIHYTKTVVAAFGDEEGWDQPLGLKTEIVPLTRPFGNYAGNVFQGQVLLNGKPVPGALVEVECYNRDKAHAAPDAYFVTQTVRADANGVFAYGVPWAGWWGFAALNTAEEKLPHEGQPKDVELGAVLWVEFVAPRGR from the coding sequence ATGTGGAAGCAGTGCTGCGCCACCCTGGCGCTGGTATGTTGCCTTGCTGTGCCTGCCCAGGCACATTTTGGCATGGTCATTCCGTCCAGTGCCACGGTGACGGACAAGAAGGCCGCGGACCTTGGCCTGGAGATTTCCTTTTCCCATCCCATGGACATGCAGGGCATGGACATGGCCGCTCCCAGGGCCTTTACCGTGACGGCCAATGGCAAGACGGAAAATCTGACGGCACGCCTTGCGCCGGGCAGCGTTATGGGACACAAGGCCTGGAAGGCCGCCTACCGGCTGAACCGTCCCGGGGTATATCAGTTTGCCCTGGAGCCTGCGCCCTATTTTGAGCCGGCGGAGGACTGCTTCATCATTCATTATACCAAGACCGTGGTGGCTGCCTTTGGCGACGAGGAAGGCTGGGACCAGCCGCTGGGCCTGAAGACGGAAATCGTGCCGCTGACGCGCCCCTTCGGCAATTATGCGGGCAATGTCTTTCAGGGGCAGGTTCTGCTGAACGGCAAGCCCGTGCCCGGCGCCCTGGTGGAAGTGGAGTGCTATAACCGGGACAAGGCGCATGCGGCGCCTGATGCCTATTTTGTGACGCAGACCGTCAGGGCCGATGCCAACGGCGTCTTTGCCTATGGTGTGCCGTGGGCCGGCTGGTGGGGCTTTGCCGCGCTGAATACGGCCGAGGAAAAGCTGCCGCATGAGGGACAGCCCAAGGATGTGGAACTGGGGGCAGTGCTCTGGGTGGAATTTGTGGCGCCGCGCGGCCGCTAG
- a CDS encoding cobalamin biosynthesis protein CbiL, whose amino-acid sequence MPYAFRWASRLLAGCCVLLWGLVCALPTQAHRVNIFAWLEGESVVVECGFSRSSPVKNGQITVVDAVSGAELLQGRTDDQGMFRFPVPQAARQGHGLRLVLAAGEGHANTWTMDAEEFAPLRGAPAVSQAAPAAQAVAAGDGASLSPESSGAAHSSAAGMVPLEAVRQVVDSALEARLAPIRRELAALNTSEPTVRDIVGGIGWILGLVGIACYFRRR is encoded by the coding sequence ATGCCGTATGCGTTCCGTTGGGCATCCCGTCTGCTGGCGGGCTGCTGTGTGCTGCTGTGGGGGCTGGTCTGCGCGCTGCCGACCCAGGCCCACCGGGTCAACATCTTTGCCTGGCTGGAAGGGGAAAGCGTTGTGGTGGAGTGCGGCTTCAGCCGTTCTTCTCCCGTGAAGAACGGGCAGATTACGGTTGTTGATGCCGTGAGCGGCGCCGAGCTGCTGCAAGGCAGAACGGATGACCAGGGCATGTTCCGCTTTCCCGTACCACAGGCGGCCCGGCAGGGGCATGGGCTGCGCCTCGTGCTGGCAGCCGGCGAAGGGCACGCCAATACGTGGACCATGGATGCGGAAGAATTTGCCCCTCTCCGGGGGGCGCCCGCCGTTTCTCAGGCCGCGCCTGCGGCACAGGCCGTTGCGGCGGGGGACGGAGCGTCCCTTTCCCCGGAATCGTCCGGGGCGGCGCATTCGTCAGCGGCGGGCATGGTGCCGCTGGAGGCTGTGCGCCAGGTGGTGGACAGCGCGCTGGAAGCCCGGCTTGCTCCCATCCGTCGTGAGCTGGCGGCCCTCAACACGTCGGAACCGACGGTGCGGGATATTGTGGGCGGCATCGGCTGGATACTGGGCCTGGTAGGCATTGCCTGCTATTTCCGCCGCCGCTGA
- a CDS encoding P1 family peptidase, translated as MTNQTLTAIPGLLVGHATRTDLHTGCTAILCPQGFTPGLAVPGFAPGSRETELMRPESLVDCVHGIALSGGSAFGLAAADGIMRHLQQLGHGFPVPHGVVPIVPGAVIYDLDRNTSRGALPDAAMGQAAAAAASSDPVEQGAVGAGTGARCGRLFSCYAGRDASQKAGLGSALASHGGILVAALVVLNALGNVVDPQDGTFLAGGRDEHGAPLGQAAMLAALAGDALPPSNTVLTVVATNVPLNKAQTSRLARMAATGLARCLRPAHLTLDGDMVFALASQQPLPAQAGPWTENLLGALGAEAVARATVAAATTA; from the coding sequence ATGACTAACCAGACCCTGACGGCCATTCCCGGCCTGCTGGTGGGGCACGCCACCCGCACCGATCTGCATACAGGCTGCACGGCCATTCTCTGTCCCCAGGGCTTCACGCCCGGCCTTGCCGTTCCCGGCTTTGCCCCCGGCTCGCGCGAAACGGAACTCATGCGCCCGGAATCCCTGGTGGACTGTGTGCACGGCATTGCCCTTTCCGGCGGCAGTGCCTTCGGGCTTGCTGCCGCCGACGGCATCATGCGCCATCTGCAACAGCTGGGGCACGGTTTTCCGGTGCCTCACGGCGTGGTGCCCATTGTTCCCGGCGCCGTCATCTATGATCTGGACAGAAACACCAGCCGGGGAGCACTGCCCGATGCCGCCATGGGCCAGGCTGCGGCCGCTGCCGCCTCTTCGGATCCGGTGGAACAGGGCGCCGTGGGCGCCGGCACCGGAGCGCGCTGCGGGCGCCTGTTCTCCTGCTACGCCGGGCGGGATGCCTCCCAGAAAGCGGGGCTGGGGTCAGCCCTGGCCAGCCACGGGGGCATTCTGGTGGCGGCGCTGGTGGTACTCAATGCGCTGGGCAATGTGGTAGACCCGCAGGACGGTACCTTTCTGGCCGGCGGCCGGGATGAACACGGCGCCCCCCTGGGACAGGCGGCCATGCTCGCGGCGCTGGCCGGGGACGCCCTCCCGCCGTCCAATACCGTGCTTACCGTGGTGGCAACCAATGTTCCCCTGAACAAGGCCCAGACCAGCCGCCTGGCCCGCATGGCCGCCACGGGGCTGGCCCGCTGCCTCCGCCCTGCGCATCTGACGCTGGACGGGGACATGGTGTTTGCCCTGGCCTCGCAGCAGCCCCTGCCGGCCCAGGCCGGACCGTGGACGGAAAATCTGCTGGGCGCTCTGGGGGCAGAGGCCGTGGCGCGTGCCACGGTGGCCGCCGCCACCACCGCCTGA
- a CDS encoding pentapeptide repeat-containing protein, with the protein MAHAHASPPGMAGANLARQGLSGKDFRGHDLRGANLAGADLCGADLSLADLSGANLVNADLQNANLSGAILSGASLNGADLRHACLAEARLAGAVLEDALLSHADLSGANLRGADLHHADLHAACLDRAWLDGASGLPPYTTDKTCHD; encoded by the coding sequence ATGGCACATGCGCACGCATCCCCTCCCGGCATGGCCGGCGCCAATCTGGCCCGTCAGGGACTTTCCGGCAAGGATTTCCGGGGCCATGATCTGCGGGGAGCCAATCTTGCCGGCGCCGACCTGTGCGGGGCCGATCTTTCCCTGGCTGACCTTTCCGGCGCCAATCTGGTCAACGCCGACCTGCAAAATGCCAACCTGAGCGGTGCCATCCTTTCCGGAGCCAGCCTCAACGGCGCTGACCTGCGCCATGCCTGCCTGGCGGAAGCCCGGCTGGCGGGAGCCGTTCTCGAGGATGCCCTGCTCTCTCATGCGGACCTTTCCGGCGCCAATCTGCGCGGCGCAGACCTGCACCACGCGGACCTGCATGCGGCCTGCCTTGACCGCGCCTGGCTGGACGGCGCCAGCGGCCTGCCACCCTACACTACGGACAAAACCTGCCATGACTAA